The following coding sequences are from one Musa acuminata AAA Group cultivar baxijiao chromosome BXJ1-6, Cavendish_Baxijiao_AAA, whole genome shotgun sequence window:
- the LOC135676419 gene encoding uncharacterized protein LOC135676419 isoform X1, translated as MPEERRRREGGTGGDSMPRREGRDHGGRSHHSRSEREREREREREREPSPKRPKRDGKSASERKFSGNHDLNVDDNKERKTRRRFQDALPVENSSATDTKVKSANLKDGSHRKVDPDNTKQSDQMDAPWTRSHFQHDERGGAGHGGRSYVRRDADEGRNNAKEQTGDRVDKIEASDMQRKYDSRTRAHAGDNNEWRHDGFYELEVEAAAPRKRPAFSERKMATEKDSVAAPPTGPESRNHHDHQMLGAVRREEKGNNFSRGDKPERCFNRADDRYDKRGDRYLQRNEINRAGYQSREMHGGRDVRGRERFTGRYGERNMSRESGFQAEKWKHDLFDEANRSPTPKNEEEQIAKVEALLSL; from the exons ATGCCGGAGGAGCGGAGGCGAAGGGAAGGCGGCACCGGAGGAGACTCGATGCCCCGACGCGAGGGCCGCGATCACGGTGGCAGAAGTCACCACTCACGATCGGAACGGGAGAGGGAAagagaaagggaaagggaaagggaaccCAG tCCTAAAAGACCAAAAAGAGATGGAAAATCAGCATCTGAGAGAAAATTCTCTGGTAATCATGATTTGAATGTTGATGATAATAAGGAGCGGAAAACACGTAGGCGGTTTCAAGATGCTTTGCCTGTTGAGAATTCTTCAGCAACTGATACCAAGGTGAAGTCTGCAAATCTTAAAGATGGTTCTCACAGGAAGGTTGATCCTGATAATACCAAACAATCTGACCAAATGGATGCACCATGGACTCGATCCCACTTTCAG CACGACGAACGTGGCGGTGCTGGGCATGGTGGTCGAAGCTATGTTCGCAGAGATGCTG ATGAAGGAAGGAATAATGCAAAGGAGCAGACTGGTGACAGGGTGGACAAGATAGAGGCATCTGACATGCAGAGAAAATACGACAGCCGGACTAGAGCTCATGCAGGTGACAACAATGAATGGAGACATGATGGATTTTATGAGTTGGAAGTTGAGGCAGCAGCTCCCAGGAAAAGACCTGCTTTCAGTGAAAGAAAAATGGCTACAGAAAAAGATTCTGTGGCTGCCCCTCCCACCGGACCAGAATCAAGAAACCACCATGATCATCAAATGCTTGGTGCTGTAAGAAGGGAAGAAAAGGGAAACAACTTTTCACGTGGTGATAAGCCTGAGAGATGTTTCAATCGAGCTGATGATAGATATGATAAGAGAGGAGACAGATATCTGCAAAGAAATGAAATCAACAGAGCTGGCTATCAGTCAAGGGAGATGCATGGTGGCAGGGACGTGAGGGGTAGGGAAAGATTCACAGGAAGATATGGTGAGAGAAATATGTCCCGAGAGAGTGGTTTCCAGGCAGAAAAATGGAAGCATGATCTTTTCGACGAAGCAAATAGAAGCCCTACTCCAAAGAATGAAGAAGAACAGATCGCGAAGGTTGAAGCACTGTTGTCTCTGTAG
- the LOC135676419 gene encoding uncharacterized protein LOC135676419 isoform X2 has protein sequence MDSIPLSGKIFTGDGFSAVASPMTFGGVLVRIHAFKYLILYNNLRLPMQHDERGGAGHGGRSYVRRDADEGRNNAKEQTGDRVDKIEASDMQRKYDSRTRAHAGDNNEWRHDGFYELEVEAAAPRKRPAFSERKMATEKDSVAAPPTGPESRNHHDHQMLGAVRREEKGNNFSRGDKPERCFNRADDRYDKRGDRYLQRNEINRAGYQSREMHGGRDVRGRERFTGRYGERNMSRESGFQAEKWKHDLFDEANRSPTPKNEEEQIAKVEALLSL, from the exons ATGGACTCGATCCCACTTTCAG GTAAAATATTCACGGGTGATGGTTTCTCTGCGGTGGCTTCTCCCATGACTTTCGG CGGGGTTCTTGTTCGGATCCATGCCTTCAAGTACCTCATTTTATATAACAATCTAAGGCTACCTATGCAGCACGACGAACGTGGCGGTGCTGGGCATGGTGGTCGAAGCTATGTTCGCAGAGATGCTG ATGAAGGAAGGAATAATGCAAAGGAGCAGACTGGTGACAGGGTGGACAAGATAGAGGCATCTGACATGCAGAGAAAATACGACAGCCGGACTAGAGCTCATGCAGGTGACAACAATGAATGGAGACATGATGGATTTTATGAGTTGGAAGTTGAGGCAGCAGCTCCCAGGAAAAGACCTGCTTTCAGTGAAAGAAAAATGGCTACAGAAAAAGATTCTGTGGCTGCCCCTCCCACCGGACCAGAATCAAGAAACCACCATGATCATCAAATGCTTGGTGCTGTAAGAAGGGAAGAAAAGGGAAACAACTTTTCACGTGGTGATAAGCCTGAGAGATGTTTCAATCGAGCTGATGATAGATATGATAAGAGAGGAGACAGATATCTGCAAAGAAATGAAATCAACAGAGCTGGCTATCAGTCAAGGGAGATGCATGGTGGCAGGGACGTGAGGGGTAGGGAAAGATTCACAGGAAGATATGGTGAGAGAAATATGTCCCGAGAGAGTGGTTTCCAGGCAGAAAAATGGAAGCATGATCTTTTCGACGAAGCAAATAGAAGCCCTACTCCAAAGAATGAAGAAGAACAGATCGCGAAGGTTGAAGCACTGTTGTCTCTGTAG